TCAGGTAGAGCCAGAAACCGTATACGGTCATCTCGCCCGAGTCGTGGTGATGGTCATCGTGCCCATGGTCATGACCATGAGCGTGTCCAGCATTGGTCACTAAGTTCGACATTGTTTAAGCCTGTTCCAACTTGGTTTCAACACGGGTTGCGGAAGCAGGGATCTTCCCGGCCGCTACCAGACGCTTGTGCTGCTCGGCTTCGATGCGCTCGATCGTTTCAACCGGAACCATGTAGCCCTGGTCGTCACGTGCAGCGTGGATCACGAAGTAGATGACAGTGCCGGCCAGGCTGGCGATCGCCAACCACCAGATGTGCCAGATCATCGCGAAACCGAATACGGTCAGCAGTGCGCCCATCACCACGCCAGTGGCGGTGTTGTTCGGCATGTGGATCGGTTCGTACTTGGCTGGAGCCTGGTACGCGGTACCGTTTTCCTTGGCCTCGGTGAACGGATCGATGCAGTCTGCTTTCGGCAGTACAGCGAAGTTGTAGAACGGAGGTGGCGACGAGGTCGACCATTCCAGGGTATGGGCATTCCACGGGTCACCGTGTTCGCACATGTTTTCTGGCTTGTTGCGGTCACGCACCGATACGTACAGCTGGATCAGCTGGCAGGCGATACCGACAGCGATCATCACCGCACCGAACATGGCAACGTACAGGTACGGTACCCACTCAGGGTTGGTGGTGGCGTTCAGACGACGGGTCATGCCCATGAAGCCCAGTGCATAGAGCGGCATGAACGCGACGAAGAAGCCCGAGATCCAGAACCAGAACGCTGCTTTACCCCAGCCTTCGTGCAGCTTGAAGCCGAACGCTTTCGGGAAGTAGAAGCCGAAGCCTGCGATGTAACCGAATACCGCGCCGCCGATGATCACGTTGTGGAAGTGAGCGATCACGAACAGGCTGTTGTGCAGAACGAAGTCAGCACCCGGGATGGCCAGCAGTACGCCGGTCATGCCGCCGATGGCGAAGGTCACCATGAAGCCCAGGGTCCACAGAACCTGGCTGGTGAAGCGCAGACGGCCCTGGTAGATAGTGAACAGCCAGTTGAACAGTTTCACACCCGTCGGGATGGAAATCAGCATCGTCGCCAGACCGAAGAAGGCGTTGACGCTGGCACCCGAACCCATGGTGAAGAAGTGGTGCAGCCAAACCATGAAGCCCAGTACCGAGATCGCGCCCGAAGCGTAGATCATCGAGTGGTGGCCGAACAGTTTCTTGCCGGTGAAGGCCGAGATGACTTCCGAGAAAATGCCGAAGGCCGGCAGGATCAGGATGTATACCTCAGGGTGGCCCCATGCCCAGAACAGGTTGACGTACATCATTGGATTGCCACCAAGTTCATTGGTGAAAATGTGGAAATCCATGTAACGGTCAAGGGTCAGCAGTGCCAGGGTAGCGGTCAGGATCGGGAACGAAGCCACGATCAGAACGTTTGCCCAGGTGCAGGTCCAGGTGAAGATCGGCATGTCCATCAGTTTCATGCCAGGGGTACGCATTTTCAGCACGGTAGCGAGGAAGTTGACCCCCGTTAGCGTTGTACCCAGACCGGATAGCTGTAGCGCCCAGATGTAGTAGTCCATCCCCACGCCAGGGCTGTATTGCAGACCCGACAGCGGTGGATAGGCAACCCAGCCGGTCTTGGCGAATTCGCCGACGCCCAGGGACAGGTTGATCAGCACAACGCCGGAAACCAGCAGCCAGAAGCTCAGGGAGTTCAGGAACGGGAAAGCAACGTCACGCGCGCCGATCTGCAGCGGCACTGCAAGGTTCATCAGGCCGGTGAAGAATGGCATCGCCATGAAGATGATCATGATCACACCGTGAGCGGTGAAGATCTGGTCATAGTGTTCAGGCGGCAGGTAGCCAGGCGAACCCTCGGTGGCCATGGCCAGCTGGGTACGCATCATGATGGCGTCGGCAAAGCCACGCAGCAGCATGACCATGGCAACGATGATGTACATCACACCGATTTTCTTGTGGTCGACCGACGTCAGCCACTCGGTCCACAAGTAGGTCCACTTCTTGAAGTAGGTGATTGCAGCGAACAACGCCAGACCACCGAGCGCGATCATCGAGATGGTTATCATCACGATCGGCTCGTGGAAAGGGATCGCTTCCCAACTTAATTTACCAAACATCGTTTACTCCTCTGCCCCGGCAGCTGAATGCGAATTCGAGTCCATTTCCGTTGCCGCCACTTCTTTCTCTTTCTTCTCGTGCTTCAGTGGCTTGCCCGGTTTCATGCCCTCGTACTTGTCGACGATGATCTGGAACTGGTTCGGCGTGACCGAGGAGTAGAGCTCGACTGGGTTGTTCTGGCTTGGCTTGGAAAGGGCTGCGTATTCAGCTTGATCAAGCTGTTTAGGTGCCTTTTTGACTTCACTTACCCAGGCGTCGAAATCTTCCTGAGAAGTTGCGATCGCTTTGAATTTCATGCCGGTGAAACCAGCACCGCTGTAGTTGGCGGAGATACCGTCCATTTCAGCGTTACGGTCGGCGATCAGGTGCAGTTTGGTCTGCATGCCCGCCATCGCGTAGATCTGGCCGCCCAGGCCCGGGATGAAGAACGAGTTCATCACGGCGTCGGAGGTGATCTTGAAGTTGATTGGCGTGTGCGCCGGGAACACGATCTTGTTGACCGTGGCAATGCCTTGTTCCGGGTAGATGAACAGCCACTTCCAGTCCAGCGCGACCACTTCGATGGTCACAGGCTTGACGTCGGATTCGATCGGACGATAAGGGTCCAGCTCGTGGGTCGACTTATAAGTGATGTAACCCAGAGCGATGATGATCAGGACCGGAATGGTCCAGACCGCCACTTCGATCTTGGTCGAGTGCGACCATTTCGGGGTGTAGACGGCGTTCTGGTTGGAGGCGCGGTACTTCCAGGCGAACAGGAAGGTCATGATGATGACCGGCACAACGACCAACAGCATCAG
The sequence above is a segment of the Pseudomonas sp. HS6 genome. Coding sequences within it:
- the cyoA gene encoding ubiquinol oxidase subunit II, which gives rise to MSKNRYPRLLGLVPLLGTLLLGGCNMTLLNPTGQVGLEQRNLIITATLLMLLVVVPVIIMTFLFAWKYRASNQNAVYTPKWSHSTKIEVAVWTIPVLIIIALGYITYKSTHELDPYRPIESDVKPVTIEVVALDWKWLFIYPEQGIATVNKIVFPAHTPINFKITSDAVMNSFFIPGLGGQIYAMAGMQTKLHLIADRNAEMDGISANYSGAGFTGMKFKAIATSQEDFDAWVSEVKKAPKQLDQAEYAALSKPSQNNPVELYSSVTPNQFQIIVDKYEGMKPGKPLKHEKKEKEVAATEMDSNSHSAAGAEE
- the cyoB gene encoding cytochrome o ubiquinol oxidase subunit I, coding for MFGKLSWEAIPFHEPIVMITISMIALGGLALFAAITYFKKWTYLWTEWLTSVDHKKIGVMYIIVAMVMLLRGFADAIMMRTQLAMATEGSPGYLPPEHYDQIFTAHGVIMIIFMAMPFFTGLMNLAVPLQIGARDVAFPFLNSLSFWLLVSGVVLINLSLGVGEFAKTGWVAYPPLSGLQYSPGVGMDYYIWALQLSGLGTTLTGVNFLATVLKMRTPGMKLMDMPIFTWTCTWANVLIVASFPILTATLALLTLDRYMDFHIFTNELGGNPMMYVNLFWAWGHPEVYILILPAFGIFSEVISAFTGKKLFGHHSMIYASGAISVLGFMVWLHHFFTMGSGASVNAFFGLATMLISIPTGVKLFNWLFTIYQGRLRFTSQVLWTLGFMVTFAIGGMTGVLLAIPGADFVLHNSLFVIAHFHNVIIGGAVFGYIAGFGFYFPKAFGFKLHEGWGKAAFWFWISGFFVAFMPLYALGFMGMTRRLNATTNPEWVPYLYVAMFGAVMIAVGIACQLIQLYVSVRDRNKPENMCEHGDPWNAHTLEWSTSSPPPFYNFAVLPKADCIDPFTEAKENGTAYQAPAKYEPIHMPNNTATGVVMGALLTVFGFAMIWHIWWLAIASLAGTVIYFVIHAARDDQGYMVPVETIERIEAEQHKRLVAAGKIPASATRVETKLEQA